One Chitinophaga parva DNA segment encodes these proteins:
- the accD gene encoding acetyl-CoA carboxylase, carboxyltransferase subunit beta — MSSWFKRIKQGISTSTSEKKEAPDGLWHKCPSCKKTYTVRDLRENYYVCPNCNFHNRIDSKEYFEIIFDDKKGAELFANIYPKDFLGFKDLKPYDQRLVEAQKKSGLTDAMRVAHGEVGGYGLVVACMDFSFIGGSMGSVVGEKIARAIDYCIAHKKALLIISKSGGARMMESAFSLMQMAKTSAKLTQLADARIPYISLMTDPTTGGVTASYAMLGDLNVAEPGALIGFAGPRIIKETIRKDLPPGFQSAEFLLEHGFLDKIVDRKELKQQLTVLLQLFAH; from the coding sequence ATGTCCAGCTGGTTTAAACGCATTAAACAAGGCATCTCTACATCTACCAGTGAAAAGAAAGAAGCACCGGACGGATTATGGCATAAATGTCCTAGCTGTAAGAAAACCTACACCGTACGTGACCTCCGGGAAAACTACTATGTGTGCCCGAACTGCAATTTTCACAACCGCATTGACTCTAAAGAATACTTCGAAATTATATTTGACGATAAGAAAGGCGCTGAGCTTTTCGCTAACATTTACCCTAAGGATTTCCTGGGCTTCAAGGACCTGAAACCGTATGACCAGCGCCTGGTGGAAGCGCAGAAAAAATCCGGCCTTACGGATGCCATGCGCGTGGCGCATGGCGAAGTAGGTGGTTATGGCCTGGTGGTGGCCTGTATGGACTTCTCCTTCATTGGTGGTTCTATGGGCTCTGTGGTGGGAGAAAAGATTGCCCGTGCCATTGATTATTGCATTGCCCACAAAAAGGCCCTGCTCATCATTTCCAAATCCGGCGGCGCCCGTATGATGGAAAGTGCTTTCTCCCTGATGCAGATGGCCAAAACATCGGCCAAGCTTACCCAGCTGGCGGATGCCAGGATCCCCTACATTTCACTGATGACAGACCCCACCACCGGTGGTGTTACTGCCTCTTACGCAATGCTGGGTGATCTGAATGTGGCGGAACCCGGCGCCCTCATTGGTTTTGCCGGCCCCCGCATCATTAAGGAAACCATCCGCAAAGACCTGCCCCCTGGTTTCCAGAGCGCAGAATTCCTGCTGGAGCACGGCTTCCTGGACAAGATCGTAGACCGTAAAGAACTTAAACAACAACTGACGGTACTGCTGCAGTTGTTTGCACACTAA
- the smpB gene encoding SsrA-binding protein, which produces MKKLELKNRSAYYEYAIEDKYIAGMVLTGTEIKSIRAGKVSFNDSFCFFDRDELWVKSLHIAEYSFGTTANHLPLQERKLLLTKKELRKWQQKMKERGYTIIPLRIFINDKGLAKMEIGLGKGKKLHDKRDTIKEREADRELRRNYKV; this is translated from the coding sequence ATGAAAAAACTGGAATTAAAGAACAGATCGGCTTACTATGAATATGCGATTGAAGACAAATACATCGCAGGCATGGTACTTACCGGCACGGAGATCAAATCCATCCGCGCGGGTAAGGTGAGCTTTAACGATTCCTTCTGTTTCTTTGACCGGGATGAGCTGTGGGTAAAGAGCCTGCACATTGCAGAATATTCCTTTGGCACCACGGCAAACCACCTTCCCCTGCAGGAACGTAAGTTACTGCTCACCAAAAAAGAGTTGCGCAAGTGGCAGCAGAAGATGAAAGAACGCGGCTATACCATTATCCCGCTGCGGATCTTCATCAATGACAAGGGCCTTGCCAAAATGGAAATTGGCCTGGGTAAAGGAAAGAAGCTGCATGATAAGCGGGACACTATTAAGGAAC